Proteins from a single region of Coregonus clupeaformis isolate EN_2021a chromosome 35, ASM2061545v1, whole genome shotgun sequence:
- the LOC121550295 gene encoding protein arginine N-methyltransferase 1 isoform X3, with amino-acid sequence MAEATDRMEISQGENSAKPAAEDMTSKDYYFDSYAHFGIHEEMLKDEVRTLTYRNSMFHNKHLFKDKVVLDVGSGTGILCMFAAKAGAKKVIGIECSSISDYAVKIVKANKMDHIVTIIKGKVEEVDLPVEGVDIIISEWMGYCLFYESMLNTVIYARDKWLKPEGLIFPDRATLYVTAIEDRQYKDYKIHWWENVYGFDMSCIKEVAIKEPLVDVVDPKQLVSSACLIKEVDIYTVKIDDLSFTSPFCLQVKRNDYIHALVTYFNIEFTRCHKRTGFSTSPESPYTHWKQTVFYLDDYLTVKTGEEIFGNINMKPNVKNNRDLDFTVDIDFKGQLCEVSKTSEYRMR; translated from the exons ATTTCTCAGGGGGAGAACTCGGCCAAGCCTGCAGCAGAAGACATGACTTCTAAGGACTATTACTTTGACTCCTACGCCCACTTCGGTATCCACGAG GAGATGCTGAAAGATGAGGTGCGCACCCTGACCTACCGGAACTCAATGTTCCACAACAAGCACCTGTTCAAGGACAAGGTGGTGTTGGACGTGGGCAGTGGAACTGGCATCCTCTGCATGTTCGCAGCTAAAGCTGGGGCCAAGAAAGTCATAGGA ATTGAGTGCAGCAGTATCTCTGACTATGCCGTGAAGATCGTCAAGGCCAACAAAATGGACCACA TTGTGACCATCATCAAGGggaaggtggaggaggtggaccTCCCTGTAGAGGGAGTGGACATCATCATCTCAGAGTGGATGGGCTACTGCCTCTTCTACGAGTCCATGCTAAACACTGTCATCTACGCCAGGGACAAGTGGCTG AAACCAGAGGGCCTGATTTTCCCAGACAGGGCTACCCTGTACGTCACAGCCATTGAGGACAGGCAGTACAAGGACTATAAAATCCACT GGTGGGAGAACGTGTACGGCTTTGATATGTCCTGCATCAAGGAGGTGGCCATCAAGGAGCCCCTAGTGGACGTGGTGGACCCCAAACAGCTGGTCAGCAGCGCCTGTCTCATCAAG GAGGTGGACATCTACACGGTGAAGATCGACGACCTGTCCTTCACCTCGCCCTTCTGCCTGCAGGTGAAGAGGAATGACTACATCCACGCCCTCGTCACCTACTTCAACATTGAGTTCACGCGCTGTCACAAGAGGACGGGCTTCTCCACCA GTCCAGAGTCCCCCTACACCCACTGGAAGCAGACAGTATTCTACCTGGACGACTATCTGACTGtgaagactggagaggagatttTCGGGAACATCAACATGAAGCCCAATGTCAAAAACAAC AGAGACCTGGACTTCACCGTTGACATAGACTTCAAGGGTCAGCTCTGTGAGGTGTCCAAGACCTCAGAGTACAGAATGCGTTAG
- the LOC121550295 gene encoding protein arginine N-methyltransferase 1 isoform X1: protein MAEATDRMEISQGENSAKPAAEDMTSKDYYFDSYAHFGIHEEMLKDEVRTLTYRNSMFHNKHLFKDKVVLDVGSGTGILCMFAAKAGAKKVIGIECSSISDYAVKIVKANKMDHIVTIIKGKVEEVDLPVEGVDIIISEWMGYCLFYESMLNTVIYARDKWLKPEGLIFPDRATLYVTAIEDRQYKDYKIHCENSSKFWGWENVYGFDMSCIKEVAIKEPLVDVVDPKQLVSSACLIKEVDIYTVKIDDLSFTSPFCLQVKRNDYIHALVTYFNIEFTRCHKRTGFSTSPESPYTHWKQTVFYLDDYLTVKTGEEIFGNINMKPNVKNNRDLDFTVDIDFKGQLCEVSKTSEYRMR from the exons ATTTCTCAGGGGGAGAACTCGGCCAAGCCTGCAGCAGAAGACATGACTTCTAAGGACTATTACTTTGACTCCTACGCCCACTTCGGTATCCACGAG GAGATGCTGAAAGATGAGGTGCGCACCCTGACCTACCGGAACTCAATGTTCCACAACAAGCACCTGTTCAAGGACAAGGTGGTGTTGGACGTGGGCAGTGGAACTGGCATCCTCTGCATGTTCGCAGCTAAAGCTGGGGCCAAGAAAGTCATAGGA ATTGAGTGCAGCAGTATCTCTGACTATGCCGTGAAGATCGTCAAGGCCAACAAAATGGACCACA TTGTGACCATCATCAAGGggaaggtggaggaggtggaccTCCCTGTAGAGGGAGTGGACATCATCATCTCAGAGTGGATGGGCTACTGCCTCTTCTACGAGTCCATGCTAAACACTGTCATCTACGCCAGGGACAAGTGGCTG AAACCAGAGGGCCTGATTTTCCCAGACAGGGCTACCCTGTACGTCACAGCCATTGAGGACAGGCAGTACAAGGACTATAAAATCCACTGTGAGAATTCCTCTAAATTTTGGG GGTGGGAGAACGTGTACGGCTTTGATATGTCCTGCATCAAGGAGGTGGCCATCAAGGAGCCCCTAGTGGACGTGGTGGACCCCAAACAGCTGGTCAGCAGCGCCTGTCTCATCAAG GAGGTGGACATCTACACGGTGAAGATCGACGACCTGTCCTTCACCTCGCCCTTCTGCCTGCAGGTGAAGAGGAATGACTACATCCACGCCCTCGTCACCTACTTCAACATTGAGTTCACGCGCTGTCACAAGAGGACGGGCTTCTCCACCA GTCCAGAGTCCCCCTACACCCACTGGAAGCAGACAGTATTCTACCTGGACGACTATCTGACTGtgaagactggagaggagatttTCGGGAACATCAACATGAAGCCCAATGTCAAAAACAAC AGAGACCTGGACTTCACCGTTGACATAGACTTCAAGGGTCAGCTCTGTGAGGTGTCCAAGACCTCAGAGTACAGAATGCGTTAG
- the LOC121550295 gene encoding protein arginine N-methyltransferase 1-B isoform X4 has translation MAEATDRMEGENSAKPAAEDMTSKDYYFDSYAHFGIHEEMLKDEVRTLTYRNSMFHNKHLFKDKVVLDVGSGTGILCMFAAKAGAKKVIGIECSSISDYAVKIVKANKMDHIVTIIKGKVEEVDLPVEGVDIIISEWMGYCLFYESMLNTVIYARDKWLKPEGLIFPDRATLYVTAIEDRQYKDYKIHWWENVYGFDMSCIKEVAIKEPLVDVVDPKQLVSSACLIKEVDIYTVKIDDLSFTSPFCLQVKRNDYIHALVTYFNIEFTRCHKRTGFSTSPESPYTHWKQTVFYLDDYLTVKTGEEIFGNINMKPNVKNNRDLDFTVDIDFKGQLCEVSKTSEYRMR, from the exons GGGGAGAACTCGGCCAAGCCTGCAGCAGAAGACATGACTTCTAAGGACTATTACTTTGACTCCTACGCCCACTTCGGTATCCACGAG GAGATGCTGAAAGATGAGGTGCGCACCCTGACCTACCGGAACTCAATGTTCCACAACAAGCACCTGTTCAAGGACAAGGTGGTGTTGGACGTGGGCAGTGGAACTGGCATCCTCTGCATGTTCGCAGCTAAAGCTGGGGCCAAGAAAGTCATAGGA ATTGAGTGCAGCAGTATCTCTGACTATGCCGTGAAGATCGTCAAGGCCAACAAAATGGACCACA TTGTGACCATCATCAAGGggaaggtggaggaggtggaccTCCCTGTAGAGGGAGTGGACATCATCATCTCAGAGTGGATGGGCTACTGCCTCTTCTACGAGTCCATGCTAAACACTGTCATCTACGCCAGGGACAAGTGGCTG AAACCAGAGGGCCTGATTTTCCCAGACAGGGCTACCCTGTACGTCACAGCCATTGAGGACAGGCAGTACAAGGACTATAAAATCCACT GGTGGGAGAACGTGTACGGCTTTGATATGTCCTGCATCAAGGAGGTGGCCATCAAGGAGCCCCTAGTGGACGTGGTGGACCCCAAACAGCTGGTCAGCAGCGCCTGTCTCATCAAG GAGGTGGACATCTACACGGTGAAGATCGACGACCTGTCCTTCACCTCGCCCTTCTGCCTGCAGGTGAAGAGGAATGACTACATCCACGCCCTCGTCACCTACTTCAACATTGAGTTCACGCGCTGTCACAAGAGGACGGGCTTCTCCACCA GTCCAGAGTCCCCCTACACCCACTGGAAGCAGACAGTATTCTACCTGGACGACTATCTGACTGtgaagactggagaggagatttTCGGGAACATCAACATGAAGCCCAATGTCAAAAACAAC AGAGACCTGGACTTCACCGTTGACATAGACTTCAAGGGTCAGCTCTGTGAGGTGTCCAAGACCTCAGAGTACAGAATGCGTTAG
- the LOC121550295 gene encoding protein arginine N-methyltransferase 1 isoform X2 translates to MAEATDRMEGENSAKPAAEDMTSKDYYFDSYAHFGIHEEMLKDEVRTLTYRNSMFHNKHLFKDKVVLDVGSGTGILCMFAAKAGAKKVIGIECSSISDYAVKIVKANKMDHIVTIIKGKVEEVDLPVEGVDIIISEWMGYCLFYESMLNTVIYARDKWLKPEGLIFPDRATLYVTAIEDRQYKDYKIHCENSSKFWGWENVYGFDMSCIKEVAIKEPLVDVVDPKQLVSSACLIKEVDIYTVKIDDLSFTSPFCLQVKRNDYIHALVTYFNIEFTRCHKRTGFSTSPESPYTHWKQTVFYLDDYLTVKTGEEIFGNINMKPNVKNNRDLDFTVDIDFKGQLCEVSKTSEYRMR, encoded by the exons GGGGAGAACTCGGCCAAGCCTGCAGCAGAAGACATGACTTCTAAGGACTATTACTTTGACTCCTACGCCCACTTCGGTATCCACGAG GAGATGCTGAAAGATGAGGTGCGCACCCTGACCTACCGGAACTCAATGTTCCACAACAAGCACCTGTTCAAGGACAAGGTGGTGTTGGACGTGGGCAGTGGAACTGGCATCCTCTGCATGTTCGCAGCTAAAGCTGGGGCCAAGAAAGTCATAGGA ATTGAGTGCAGCAGTATCTCTGACTATGCCGTGAAGATCGTCAAGGCCAACAAAATGGACCACA TTGTGACCATCATCAAGGggaaggtggaggaggtggaccTCCCTGTAGAGGGAGTGGACATCATCATCTCAGAGTGGATGGGCTACTGCCTCTTCTACGAGTCCATGCTAAACACTGTCATCTACGCCAGGGACAAGTGGCTG AAACCAGAGGGCCTGATTTTCCCAGACAGGGCTACCCTGTACGTCACAGCCATTGAGGACAGGCAGTACAAGGACTATAAAATCCACTGTGAGAATTCCTCTAAATTTTGGG GGTGGGAGAACGTGTACGGCTTTGATATGTCCTGCATCAAGGAGGTGGCCATCAAGGAGCCCCTAGTGGACGTGGTGGACCCCAAACAGCTGGTCAGCAGCGCCTGTCTCATCAAG GAGGTGGACATCTACACGGTGAAGATCGACGACCTGTCCTTCACCTCGCCCTTCTGCCTGCAGGTGAAGAGGAATGACTACATCCACGCCCTCGTCACCTACTTCAACATTGAGTTCACGCGCTGTCACAAGAGGACGGGCTTCTCCACCA GTCCAGAGTCCCCCTACACCCACTGGAAGCAGACAGTATTCTACCTGGACGACTATCTGACTGtgaagactggagaggagatttTCGGGAACATCAACATGAAGCCCAATGTCAAAAACAAC AGAGACCTGGACTTCACCGTTGACATAGACTTCAAGGGTCAGCTCTGTGAGGTGTCCAAGACCTCAGAGTACAGAATGCGTTAG